From Zea mays cultivar B73 chromosome 3, Zm-B73-REFERENCE-NAM-5.0, whole genome shotgun sequence:
TAAATTCTACTTCGGCCAGCTGACAGGGTGAACCCAGTTGCATATTGCATAAAGGCCTGGTCATTTCGAAGCTCAAACTCACGGACTCATGACCATGGTCAtcagcttctccctctttttctTGTCAGCCTTCATATAGAACCATTCATTTTTCCAACCGGTGGGCCACTTTGTGCGGTAGCTAAGGACTGGTGCCTTTGTATCCTTCcgatacgcaaaattgtaacagccaaaattctcgtgaaggctatctgccctggccttcgtctgatagtgcagctcgtgcactcggcagaaagcttcggcatccgggctcatcccttggcttcggagggcccatatAAAGACGtcgagcctaacaatagcgttgggagtcagctgatgaagatatatttcaaaattCTTTAAAACTACCCCTATCATCTCATTCAGCGGGAATCGCTgccctgctctgaagaagctcttgaaaaccacaATTTCATATTTCTTTGGCTCTGGGATAGTCTGTTCTCCAGCAAATCGAATGAGCTTACTCTCAGCCTCTCCAAAATAGCCCAGTTTCATCATCATAGGCATGTCATCTTCAGtcacagtatatttttcaaaatctaGATGACTAGGCTTCGTTGGGATCAGAATGTTGTAGTCTTCTTCACTCTCAACAACATCTTCACCCTCAACTACAGTCTGcttagcttcggcattacaagtaCCTTCGTCAGTCGCAACCAGACCTGATCGTTTCATTACTTCTGAAATTGGGGCCGTTTCAGCGGCCTTGGTTTCGTCCTCCTCACGAGACACCCTTGCAGTtgatcgcactctggccatttcaaCGGTTTTTTACCGTTTGACGAAGCTAACCCGTCTGACGAAGTTAACCTTAAATGATGAAGTGTTCGCTTGAAAGCGcaatgcagaaagcttcggctatggttaatttttttaacagcacaacagtgcaatgacaatgaatgttgtgCTAACTCCTCatcaacccgtctgtttatatagtgttgcagaggggaaggtgaaccgccaggccgcttacactcgctgaacggtggaccgctcGACGCccggaatattataatcgtttctcggcaacgagataagggaaggtgtttttcggaccttcggctttctgaagccttcgagtttttcacggatcgagctcgttacgaaaaacgatctagcatcgcgaaggggctaatgttgggggcattcttctccgtcgaaggtcctctaagcaaaaacacattcggcaagatgatatgcaagcaggcacgacatgaagatatatgccgaagctacaattgaaagagcttcagcatgatgacacgcttgagacaaagggtggcaccgacttaaagaggaaaagactgcatagtccctgataatttgtgtcatggttatgattagttatcaaggacgcgaatgtaattttgttcgggctgtgtcccgtgcctataaatagatgaacagtacctccgtactgttcacgctgacttgtaatcgctcACGCGTCACTtcaggacttttgccttctgtcaagtcgaaggtaccgaTGTAATTTAAACatcattgatgtttgttcatAATTATATGATGATAAtgtgaataatctaatgatttaaaaTGATTTATTCATGCTATTTCTGCATTTCACATGTCCCTATTTatatctttgaatattgaaatgatgaatatatgctcttcatgaccttcgtccgaagatcattatatataAAGGGAGATAATGTGACCAAGGACGaatgtctttaaccattaatatttgtgttgccttgttcttgatttatagcttttgagaacaagtgatcaaCACCCTCTATGTTTTGTTTTGGTGCTCTAGTATTGAACTCAATCCACGTGCGTTGAGATGGATTagggtgtaaattagtttaagttacactTCAATCCACCTCAACACATAGGATTAGGTTTAATATTAGAGTACCCAAATTAGATACTAATTCTCTCCATTTCTCCTACTCCCAAACAAGGGGGAGAAAGCAGGAGCACGGTCAGTTTTTCACCACGTTATTCTATCCCAGATCGGTTTTTCGCCACGTTGTCCTAACCAGAGGCAGgcgaggagaagcaagatggtgtGGTCAGTATCGAGTGAGCCTGAACACTCCGCGCGGATGACGAGCAGGCCGCAAACGCCAGCAATGAATGATTATTTTAATTTCTATAGACTCTTTGGACAACATTGTGATTGCTCTAAGGCAATAGCAAAGTAAAACCAATAGATCACCGTAATAAACATTAATGAagtgtttggtttgatgaatcaCTCTATCCAAAATAAAATAGTGCATCATGAATTAATTCCTTAAATTTGATGGGATGACTCCATTCCACATATTAGTACTAAACAACTAACAATAAAGAATGAAGTGGTGATGGATTAACTCactctattccacaaaccaaacaaaaaaatgagGAATGATAGATGATGGACTacatcattcctcaaaccaaacaatcCATAACATCTCAAGGCCGGCCATGCTCCGAAGAGTTTACAAGATCACTCAGATTCGTGTCAATGCATGTAGAAGAAACAAAATAAGTTATCTGCCACAGGTCATAATCACATTACACAGTTCTCCCAGGGCAATGACATCCCAACTGACATCTGGAGCCACCTTGGCTTAAACATAACTAGAACGCACTGAAGCTTTGATAGAAAAGGCAGGAAGTTTAACGACAATGAAATGTAGACAAATCCATTCATAAACAAACCTTAGAACCAAAATGTATCTGGCCTCAAGCTCATTGCATGTGTCATGCTTCCATAGTGTGGCTATGTTTCAGTTTGGGACAACAATATTATTAGTAGACTAAAAGACAACCGTGTCGAGCATGGTTCCTAGGGTCTGAACTATGTTTGATGACATCAAATTCGACACATGCTCTTCCAAATGCTTTTTTGCATCTTGCCGACCCACATTTGCTATCGCAAGTTTCTCAGGTGGCAGTTCGTCCTCCTCCTGCACTGCCTTGTTGTACTTTATGGCTAGGTTTAGCATTTCCTGGACAAGTAGACATATTGTCAATAACGGACAAAAGAAACACTTATTACTCTCAAGAATTAAAGGATCAACACAAAAAAAATCATTTCAGCAGACAGATAAAGTGAGCTCAGTAGCATAGGCACCTGGACAGTCTGCTCGTTGGTTTTCGAGTGAGTGTCAAACCTCTTCAAAATTAGCCCATCGGTCCATTTCTTTTTGTGCAAGTTCAACAGCATTTTCTCCTCAAGCTCATTTTTCCGGTAATTGATTGCAATTGAATAGTAGTGTCTATTCAACCCATGGATAAGAGCCTGATAAAGAACAGATATGGTCAAATCATTTTTTAATAAAGGAACAAAACAAGTTCATATGATacaatattttttaaaaaaaaacttgacttgcgggggtaagacagcccccaTGCATTGTGCGATAGAAAAAACCTGTCATGCAGGCCAAGATATGATACAATATTACTTAGTACTTACCTGAATAGATGGCTTATTTAGGTGCCCAACATTTGATGTTGTCTGACGTGGCTCCTGGCCAAGCATCATGGTCTGAGGATTAATGAGGCGGAATGCATCAATAACCACCTTCCCCTTCACACTCTGGATGGGGTCTATCACAACAGCAACGGCTCTAGGGTTCAAAGCTTCAAAACTCTGCACATTTATATATTGAACAAATTTAGGCCTACGAGTGCAGTGTTTGGCACTATATAGGATATAAGATATAGAACAGAAGCACAAAAGGTAGATAAGAGAAGAACAACTCCAGTGAGTTGGGATCAATAATTAGCTAATGGCACCCATTTTTCTTTTATGAAAAAACACGCGGGTTAACTGAACTACCAACAAGATGAGTTCATCCACAACTTTCAGGGTGATGGAACCTACACAAATACACAATGAAGGTAGTGAAATTGAAAACAGGCAATAGGGGGATAGAGAGGGAGAAGCTGACTGGTGCCTACAGTTGATCAATTATAGTACAACATATCATAATATCATATCCATGCTTTATTAAAAAACACATCAGTGTTTATAATGACGTTGACATGACATATAGTACAGTGCAATGACAGCAGCTATCCTGTTTTGATAGACCATTCCAAAAGATCCCTTTTAGAGAACAAGTGGATTTGCATAGACCTGCTGAGTATTGATATCGACGCCTGATAGCCAGCATCCGAAGCCAGGATGTGAGTGATACCAACCTACAACCATTTCTGGCCTGCAAAAGGGGGGAAATATCACATATTTGTTTTCCTACAGAATATAACTGAGTTAAAACAATATTGATTAATACTATGAATGCTAGTGGGTTTTCCACAGAACCGACAAATGATTTGCCCGTACCAAATAAGTATCATTACATTCTTTATTAATCATATTTTCACAATATACCTATTTGATGTTATAAATCTTTGTAATGCTCTCTATAATTTTGGCAAACTTGAGATGTTTTGACTTTCCACGAAAGTTGGAACGACTTATAATTTGAAACAAAATAGTACCATTAGTAGTGACATTACCGGTGTCAATTGTTGCCCTAAAAATTTCATCTAAGGAGCACAGATTATGAACTTAAGGTGCTACTTCAAAATTACCATGTACAAGCAGCAAAACAACCTCGGTTTAATCCAAACAAGGAACAACATTGCAACCAACAGACACATGTGTGGACCTCAGTGCAATTCAATAGCATGATCCTACACAATTTGACTAAGTAGTACGGGCAAATCAAGCAATCAATGTGAACTAATAAAACAAAGAGATGGACGAAAAAAAAAAGAATGCATTACAGATCCACTGAGAGAATCATCAGTCGATCCCTACCTGCCGGTCTGCTTAAGCATGTCAAGCATGTTTGTCTGGAAGACGTGGTCGACGGCCTCGACGCTGACACCAGTCCCGCTCTGCGGCATGGCGAAGACGTCGACGACCCTGACGGTGTAGTCGTCAACGAACTCGCCGAGCATGAGGCCCATGACCTCCATGGGCACCCCAGCCCTCCCTGCAACCGAAACGACGCATCAGACCCCGAGCGCGAGCGAAAGCAAAGGAAAACAGGGACGAACCCTAACCCTAGATTCCGGGGGAGGGAAGGAGGATCCACGCACCGTGCTTGAGCATCTTGAGAAGCGCTAGGGAGGAGATGTAGACCTGCTCGGAGGAATCGAGCAGCGGCGAGTCCGTCGGCGGCTGCCCCATGCCGGAGGCGCCAAAGATCCGCTGCAGCCGCTCCATCGCCGGTCACGACGCCTCTGCCTTGCTCAGCTCTCGCTTCGGTTGGGTTCGTTCGGTTTGCTTGCGGCCAGTGAGAAGCTTGCGGCCTCAGCCGCCGTTTCATCAATTTCTTTCTTCGACCGCACGCCTTGTAGTTGTGCCCGGGCCGGTTTGGCCACCGCTGGGCCGGTTCGGAGTACAGGCGTGGGCTGGAAGCAGGCTTTTATTCGGAGAAAGACAGAACAGAACAGAACAGAACCGAACCGAACCGCACTGGGTCAGCCCAGTATTGGCTTGGCTGGGTTTGTCGTGGACAGCCCGCGAGATGCTATCCACTTTTGGACCGCAATTTTATCCTTCGGCCACTTTAATATCCTATCTGGATATAGATACTGAATCACCTAAAATTCTGTTGTTTGTTTGCGCATAAAATTGAGATTTAGAATCATAGACTCAATTCTCTGAAAATATCACTCTTCTAATATAGAGCATCACCCCTCTGTATTGTGAGAAATTAGACCGCACAATTCCAAACTCTATTTCAATGACATCTAAACAATAGAATTGAAATTACTGATTAAAGACGGttgtttggactgctgcagctgtAATCCGTAGAGACAAAAACGTTGTAGAAATAGTAGAAGCCGGTATGAATTAAAGTCAAACGTCAGTACCATAATTGATATGATATTGAATCCAGTTCAATTCCTTATCCTCAAATACAAACATCCAAATGGAGCATAAGCTATCTTTTCTCCATCTCCATCTCCACAACTATAAAGTATTGGTTTCAACCCTGCGTCATCCTGTGTCACACACTTTTCTACCTCATACATAGATCTATTTTTAATCTATCTCTATTCACTTTTACCTTAATTAGATTTGTTTTTAATCTATCTTTATCCATCCATCCTTAAAGAGATTGTTGTGCATCTCCCGCTCACCCTTCCCTTCCCAATCTACTCAACTATCCACACGCGATGCAATCATCgtcactgtcggtgttttgggtccgaccgcacacccggagttgcccctcaaggtgtttttttaggagtaggatggtGTTTCCGACTGTAGCTCAATAGTTCGTGTCGGATGCACGAGAAATAATAAACaatggtttacaggttcgggtcgTTTTGAGAtgtgtaataccctacgtcctggcgagaatgCTTTATGTGACTGGTTACAAGGGGGCTCTCTAGTGCGGGaaacgtagagagttgaggtggatggctgagtagcgagttcgatcgttctgaaggggtgccccctaggccttatatactcgaccgtggggcattacatgcggatatgataacagtatgcgcctaaatgatagtgaaccaattgagtctatcttcctatagttccgccgacccatcctcgcttggttccgttgtacggggttccagcacgggaaggtcgggtcactgttgtgattactcTCTCAAAGTCATTGGGCCGTCTGGactcgcaccgatccggccttacgtcaatctgcttcactggtcgttcctccccaggcccacgaagggatgaccttacgatttattgggcccttgggcctttcgtgaggtcttttatccttccagtggacccgggggatatctgtcccccacaagcccccgatctttgggttgattttgaaataatcggcccaaagatcctaggtccagcttgcggtctttgtttGTAACAGGAAGTGCTTTCTGGGTAATCcggtaaaaacgatttcttactgtctccttctgcttttatcaTTCAAAAATTGGTGTTCTGTCTCAGACTCGCgct
This genomic window contains:
- the LOC103649975 gene encoding 26S proteasome non-ATPase regulatory subunit 14 homolog codes for the protein MERLQRIFGASGMGQPPTDSPLLDSSEQVYISSLALLKMLKHGRAGVPMEVMGLMLGEFVDDYTVRVVDVFAMPQSGTGVSVEAVDHVFQTNMLDMLKQTGRPEMVVGWYHSHPGFGCWLSGVDINTQQSFEALNPRAVAVVIDPIQSVKGKVVIDAFRLINPQTMMLGQEPRQTTSNVGHLNKPSIQALIHGLNRHYYSIAINYRKNELEEKMLLNLHKKKWTDGLILKRFDTHSKTNEQTVQEMLNLAIKYNKAVQEEDELPPEKLAIANVGRQDAKKHLEEHVSNLMSSNIVQTLGTMLDTVVF